The Curtobacterium herbarum genome contains the following window.
CCAAGGGCATCTCGAGCATCATCATCAGCCACAAGCTGAACGAGATCGAGCAGATCGCCGACGAGATCACGATCATCCGCGACGGCAAGGCCATCGAGACGCTCAACGTCAAGGCGGACGGCGTCAACGAGGACCGCATCATCCGCGGCATGGTCGGCCGCTCGCTCGAGTCCCGCTTCCCGGACCGCACCCCGAAGATCGGCGAGACCTTCTTCGAGGTCCGCAACTGGACCGTGCAGCACCCGATCGACTCGTCGCGTCTGGTCTGCAAGGGCTCGGACTTCCACGTCCGCAAGGGCGAGATCGTCGGCTTCGCCGGACTGATGGGCGCCGGGCGCACCGAGCTGGCGATGAGCCTGTTCGGCCGCTCCTACGGCACCTGGCTCGACGGGCAGATCATCAAGGACGGCCGCGAGATCAAGGTTACCAACGTCCAGCAGGCGATCAACAACGGCCTCGGCTACGTGTCGGAGGACCGCAAGGCCCTCGGCCTGAACCTGCTCGACACCGTGAAGCGTTCGACCGTCGCGGCGGACCTCAAGAAGATCGCCAAGGGCGGCGTCGTCGACTCCCTCGAGGAGTACTCGGTCGCCGAGAAGTACCGGAAGCTCCTCCGCACCAAGGTGCCGAGCGTCGAGGACAACGTCGGCAAGCTCTCCGGCGGCAACCAGCAGAAGGTCGTCCTGTCGAAGTGGATGTTCACCGACCCCGACCTGCTGATCCTCGACGAGCCCACCCGCGGCATCGACGTCGGCGCGAAGTTCGAGATCTACGGGATCATCCAGCAGCTCGCGGCCGAGGGAAAGGGCATCATCCTCATCTCGTCCGAGCTCCCCGAGCTCCTCGGTCTCTCCGACCGCATCTACACCATCTTCGAGGGGCAGATCACTGCTGACCTCCCGGCCGACCAGGCCGATCCAGAAACGCTCATGCGCAGCATGACGTCCGCGCGGAAGGGCGCCCCCGTCTCATGAACAACCTGAAGCTGCTCTTCGGCAAGGGCAACTCCATCGGCCAGTACGGCATGATCATCGCGTTGATCGCGATCGTGGCCTTCTTCTCGTTCACGACCAAGGGTCTGATCCTTGAGCCGACGAACATCATCAACCTGTTCCT
Protein-coding sequences here:
- the mmsA gene encoding multiple monosaccharide ABC transporter ATP-binding protein, with the translated sequence MRSITKEFPGVKALSEVSLSVRAGEIHAICGENGAGKSTLMKVLSGVYPYGTYDGQIVYEGEEVRFANIKQSEQAGIVIIHQELALIPELSITENLFLGNEPGRFGRIDWTAAQLRAQDLLARVGLSDDPDTQIKNIGVGKQQLVEIAKALHKDVKLLILDEPTAALNENDSQHLLDLIVGLKAKGISSIIISHKLNEIEQIADEITIIRDGKAIETLNVKADGVNEDRIIRGMVGRSLESRFPDRTPKIGETFFEVRNWTVQHPIDSSRLVCKGSDFHVRKGEIVGFAGLMGAGRTELAMSLFGRSYGTWLDGQIIKDGREIKVTNVQQAINNGLGYVSEDRKALGLNLLDTVKRSTVAADLKKIAKGGVVDSLEEYSVAEKYRKLLRTKVPSVEDNVGKLSGGNQQKVVLSKWMFTDPDLLILDEPTRGIDVGAKFEIYGIIQQLAAEGKGIILISSELPELLGLSDRIYTIFEGQITADLPADQADPETLMRSMTSARKGAPVS